The DNA region CTCAGCCCGTCCGAGGAGTCGAAGTCGCCCACCCAGGCATCCACCCTCACGCCCAGGGCGAAGGCGTGTCGCGCGCCGCCGTCAGCCGCGACCACGAGGTCGGGGCGGGGGAGGGCAGTGAGGGCGTCCGTGGGGACGAGGCGCCCTCCCACCAGAATCCAGGCGATCACGCCGGGACCTCCCGGTCGTCGGGGAGGGTGAGCACCCGCGCCTCCTCCACCCGCAGCCGCAGACGGTCTCCCTCCAGCCCGGCCGCCTCCCGCGCGCTGAGGTGCAGGGTGAGCGGCCCGAGGGGGTGCAGGGCGGTGACCTCGGTGCCCGTGTCCGTCGCCTGCCGCGCCGTGACGGGGAGGAGGTCGCCTTCTCCGAGCCGCACGGCCTCCTCGGAGACGAGTCGGGCGGTGCCGTTCCCGCACGGGAGGATATTCGCGTGCCCCAGGAAGGCGGCCACCCAGGCGCTTGCCGGGTGGGCGAAGACCTCGGGCACCTCGCCCACCTGCACGAGTCTGCCCGAGCGCATGACCGCCACCCGGTCCGCTACCGCCAGCGCCTCCCGCTGGTCGTGGGTGACGAGGAGGACGCCCGCCTTCACCCGCTGGAACAGTTCCCGCAGATCGCTCCTCAGCCGGGCCCGAAGCTGCTCGTCGAGGTTGGAGAGCGGCTCGTCCAGGAGCAGCAGGGGTGAGCCCGTCGCCACCGCCCGCGCCAGAGCCACCCGCTGCGCCTGCCCGCCCGAGAGTTCGTGTGGCCGCCGCCCGGCGAGGTCTTCCAGCCCGACGAGGGCGAGGGCCTCCCGCGCCCGCCCTTCGGCCTCCGCCCGGCTCGCCCCGCGCATCCGGGGACCGTAGGCGACGTTGCCGAGGACCCGCAGGTGCGGAAAGAGCGCGTAGTCCTGAAAGACCAGCCCGACGTGCCGCGCCTCCGGGGGCAGGGCCGTCACGTCCCGCCCGCCGACCTCCACCCGTCCCTCGTCCGGGCGCTCCAGCCCCGCCACGCAACGCAGCACCGTACTCTTGCCGCAGCCGCTGGGGCCCAGCAGGGCGACCGTCTCGCCCACGCCGACGGTGAGAGAAACGTCATTTACAGCACGCAGCAACCCGTAGTGCTTGAAGAGGTGCTCGGCTCGCAGTGCCGGGAAGGACACGCCCACATTCTGCGTCACACGACTTCCCCCTCCCCCCCGTCGAGGAGGGTGAAGCTCAGCGCCGCGAGGAGGAGCAGCACGGTGGCGAGGGCGCACGCCTCCCCCAGGTTGCGCTCGCCGGGGCGGCCCAACCGCTCGTAGAGCCCGGTGCTCAGGGTCGCCCACTCGGGCCGGGTGAGCACCAGCGTCGCGCCGAACTCGCCGAGAACGGTGGCGAGGGCGAGCGCGGCCCCACCCCGCAGCGCCGGAAGGGCGAGGGGCAGGGTGACCGTCCGGTGCGTCGCCCACCTCCCCGCGCCGAGCGTGCGGGCGGCCTCCAGGGTGCGCGGCGGCAGGGCGCGCAGGGCGGGCAGCACGCTGCGGGTGACGAGGGGAAAGCCGAGCAGGGTGTATGCCGCGATGAGCATGGGCAGGGTCGCCGAGAGGGCCGGGTAGGCCAGCAGGTATCCCACCGCCAGGCTGACGGGCGACACCATCAGCGGCAGCAGCGAGAGGAGGTCGAGCGTGCGGGAGTGAGCCTGCCACGCGCCGAGGGCGTGCAGCCCGCCCAACACCGTCGCCCCGAGCAACGCCAGCGCCCCGAAACGCAGCGTGTTCCCGAAGAGAAGCGGCGTGTCCGGGTCTTGCAGAACGCCGAGCCAGTAGCCCGGCGTCGGGCCGGTCGGGCTGATCACGCCCCGCGCCGCGACCGCCACGAGCGGCCCGAAACACAGGAGGACCACCAGCGTCACGAGCGTCCACAGCCCCACGGCCGCTCGTCCCCGGGCCGGGGGCAGACCCCCCGTGGGCACGCCCACCCCCCCGCGCGACAGGCGCACGTAGGCCCACGTCGCCGCCAGCGTCAGCGTGAGTTGCCCGGCGATGAGGGCGCTGGCTTCCGACAATCGGAGCTGGTAGGCCGTCAGGGTGTAAATTTCGACCTCCAGCGTCGCGTACCGCTCCCCGCCGAGCGCCAGCGGCAGCCCGAAGCTCAGCGCCGAGTACAGGAACACCAGGATGAATCCGGCGCTCAAACCCGGCAGCGCGAGGGGCAGCGCCACCGTCAGCGCCGCCCGCAGCCCCGAGGCCCCCAGCGTCCGCGCCGCGCCCGTCAGTGTCGGCGGGACGCGCGAGAAGCCCCCGTAGGCGAGGCGGATCATCACCGGCAGGTTGAAAAAGAGGTTTCCCAGGATCAGGAGTGTGGGCGTCCCCTCCAGGTCCAGGCCGAGCGGCGCCGTCAGCCATCCGTTCGGGCCGAGGAGGGCGCTCAGGCCGAGGACCGCCACTAGGGTCGGTGTCACGAAGGGCAGCAGGAGCAGGCGCAGGAGGGGACCCTTGCCCGGCACGGCGTACCGGGACAGGAGGTAGGCGAGGGGGGCGCCGACCGCGAGGGCGATCAGGGCGGAGACGGTGGCCTGCCCGAGGGTCCAGGCGAGGCGCGCGGTGAAGTAGGGGTCGCGCCAGATGCCGAGGTTGACGCCGCCCTCGGCGAGGGTGCGGCCGAGGGGCAGAGCGAGGAAAAGGAGGAGGAACAGGAGGGGGGGGAGGGCGAGGAGCCAGCCGAGGGGGCGGGTAGTCATACGGAATTCCTGGGGCGGGGCGACTTGCCACGGCTTACCTCCACCCCCCAGCCCCCTCCCCCAGGGGGGGCAGGGAGAGCTTTCCGCTGCGCTCGGCAAGGGAATACGGGCGGCGCGGGTGGTCGGGTCCTTCCGAACGCAAGGTTTGATCTTGTCGGGTCCCATCTGCGGGCCCACCGTCTCGCTGCGCGAGCCGACGTGGTCGTGGGCCTGGGCCGTCCATTCACTGCTTCTGGAGGGGCGTCCGGGTTCACGTTTTGAGAAGCGCAGAAGCCCCGGCTTCTTTTGCTCCTCCCCCTTGAGGGGGGAGGCTGGGAGGGGGTGACCGAAGCGTCCCCCAGCGCCCCTCCACGCCCAACCCCTCCTGCCCCTCCCCCCTCACCGCGCCCGCAGCACGTTCGTCACCCAGGCGTCCACCAGTCGTTGAGGATTGGCCGTCACGCTCGCCTTGACGGCGCCTTCGTCCGGTTGCGTGGCGAACTTGAAGACCGAGTCGAGCTTGACGCCCGTCACGGCGGGGTAGACCCACATTCGGGTGGGAATGTCGGCCTGCACGGGGTTCGAGAGCATGAAGTCCACGAACTTGCGCGCTAGAGCGGGTTGCTTCGCGCCCTTGAGCACGCCCACACCCTCCAGTTGCAGGAAAGTGCTGCCCGGCAGGAAGAGGTTCGCGGTGGGGGACCGGGCGGGGAGCTTCCCCGGGTCGTAGCCGCCAGTGTAGTAGACCTCGGCGGCGGGGCTGCTCGCGTAGCTCAGGACGATAGGGTACTTGCCGCCGTTCTTGCTGAAGTCCTTTTCATAGGCGTCGGACCAACCGCGCGTGACCTTGAGGCCGTTGGCGCGTGCCTCCCGCCACCACGCCCACGCGCCCGCCTCGCCGT from Deinococcus aetherius includes:
- a CDS encoding ABC transporter ATP-binding protein; translation: MTQNVGVSFPALRAEHLFKHYGLLRAVNDVSLTVGVGETVALLGPSGCGKSTVLRCVAGLERPDEGRVEVGGRDVTALPPEARHVGLVFQDYALFPHLRVLGNVAYGPRMRGASRAEAEGRAREALALVGLEDLAGRRPHELSGGQAQRVALARAVATGSPLLLLDEPLSNLDEQLRARLRSDLRELFQRVKAGVLLVTHDQREALAVADRVAVMRSGRLVQVGEVPEVFAHPASAWVAAFLGHANILPCGNGTARLVSEEAVRLGEGDLLPVTARQATDTGTEVTALHPLGPLTLHLSAREAAGLEGDRLRLRVEEARVLTLPDDREVPA
- a CDS encoding ABC transporter permease, with translation MTTRPLGWLLALPPLLFLLLFLALPLGRTLAEGGVNLGIWRDPYFTARLAWTLGQATVSALIALAVGAPLAYLLSRYAVPGKGPLLRLLLLPFVTPTLVAVLGLSALLGPNGWLTAPLGLDLEGTPTLLILGNLFFNLPVMIRLAYGGFSRVPPTLTGAARTLGASGLRAALTVALPLALPGLSAGFILVFLYSALSFGLPLALGGERYATLEVEIYTLTAYQLRLSEASALIAGQLTLTLAATWAYVRLSRGGVGVPTGGLPPARGRAAVGLWTLVTLVVLLCFGPLVAVAARGVISPTGPTPGYWLGVLQDPDTPLLFGNTLRFGALALLGATVLGGLHALGAWQAHSRTLDLLSLLPLMVSPVSLAVGYLLAYPALSATLPMLIAAYTLLGFPLVTRSVLPALRALPPRTLEAARTLGAGRWATHRTVTLPLALPALRGGAALALATVLGEFGATLVLTRPEWATLSTGLYERLGRPGERNLGEACALATVLLLLAALSFTLLDGGEGEVV